A single Anopheles arabiensis isolate DONGOLA chromosome 2, AaraD3, whole genome shotgun sequence DNA region contains:
- the LOC120908214 gene encoding myb-like protein Q yields the protein WSTGNFNTNLFEFSTSPKLQQQHQQQHQSALSHQQQQQQQQQQQQQQQQQQQQQLLLQQHQNQQSTHQLQQSPSSSSSLSSIANAASLLEQHHLGSLHQLHEHHHDTTVASQLHLHPHQLHLATASQVQI from the coding sequence TGGAGCACCGGTAACTTTAACACTAACCTGTTCGAGTTTAGCACCTCACCGAAactccagcagcaacaccagcaacagcaccaatcGGCCCTttcgcaccagcagcagcagcagcaacaacaacaacagcaacaacagcagcaacagcaacaacaacagcagctacTGTTGCAGCAACACCAAAATCAACAATCCACCCATCAGCTGCAACAATCGCCATCGTCCAGCTCGTCCCTGTCGTCGATAGCGAATGCAGCCTCACTGCTGGAACAGCATCATCTTGGATCGCTGCATCAGCTGCACGAGCATCATCACGATACGACCGTCGCCAGCCAGCTACACCTGCACCCCCATCAATTGCATTTAGCGACCGCAAGTCAAGTACAAATCTAA